In Bacteroidales bacterium, a single window of DNA contains:
- the pdxA gene encoding 4-hydroxythreonine-4-phosphate dehydrogenase PdxA, with product MTNKIKIGISHGDINGISYEVIIKALMDTRILDICTPIIYGSPKVSAYHKKALGIENFSPTGISSPDEARGNRVYIINCVDENIRVELGKSTESAGLDSFRALKAATDALEAGKIDALVTGPVNKQNIQHSEFNYRGHTEYLQARFHAEEVMMLMVSDLLKVGLASGHVPISAISPMLTIELLIAKLKILSHSLLVDFGIRNPRIAVLGLNPHAGDDGLLGSEEQQVIGPAISQAKKQGISAFGPYAADGFFGAGRFKRFDAVLAMYHDQGLAPFKSLCMDSGVNFTAGLPVVRTSPAHGTAYELAGKNEASADSFRNALYLAVDVVRNRELYKEISANPLMAGQPKDGGKDESPEDLELQG from the coding sequence ATGACAAACAAAATTAAAATAGGGATATCCCACGGTGACATCAACGGCATCAGTTATGAAGTGATTATTAAAGCCCTGATGGACACCAGAATCCTCGATATCTGCACTCCCATTATTTATGGCTCCCCCAAGGTGTCGGCCTATCATAAGAAAGCTCTGGGTATTGAGAACTTTTCCCCAACCGGGATTAGTTCACCGGACGAAGCAAGGGGAAACAGGGTGTATATAATCAACTGTGTGGATGAAAACATACGTGTGGAACTGGGAAAATCCACGGAAAGTGCAGGGCTTGATTCTTTCAGGGCCCTGAAAGCAGCTACAGATGCGCTGGAGGCTGGTAAAATTGATGCTCTGGTCACCGGACCGGTTAACAAACAGAATATACAACATTCTGAATTCAACTACAGAGGCCATACCGAGTACCTGCAGGCCCGCTTTCATGCCGAGGAGGTGATGATGCTCATGGTCAGTGATCTTTTAAAGGTAGGACTGGCAAGCGGACATGTCCCCATATCAGCCATAAGCCCGATGCTCACGATAGAGCTGCTTATTGCCAAGCTAAAGATCCTTTCTCACTCCCTGCTGGTCGACTTTGGCATCAGGAATCCCCGCATCGCTGTCCTGGGGCTCAATCCCCATGCAGGGGACGACGGCCTGCTGGGCAGTGAGGAGCAGCAGGTGATCGGGCCGGCCATCAGCCAGGCCAAAAAGCAGGGCATTTCTGCATTCGGGCCCTATGCAGCAGATGGTTTTTTCGGGGCTGGCCGCTTCAAGCGTTTCGATGCAGTACTGGCCATGTACCACGACCAGGGACTGGCACCTTTTAAATCGCTTTGCATGGACAGCGGGGTGAATTTTACCGCCGGTTTGCCGGTGGTCCGGACGAGTCCGGCCCATGGTACCGCCTACGAACTGGCAGGAAAGAATGAAGCCTCGGCCGACTCTTTCAGAAATGCCCTGTATCTGGCTGTGGATGTGGTACGTAACAGGGAATTGTACAAAGAAATCTCTGCCAATCCATTGATGGCCGGACAGCCCAAAGACGGAGGAAAGGATGAATCGCCCGAGGACCTGGAACTTCAGGGCTAA
- a CDS encoding leucyl aminopeptidase encodes MQIKKNQNREIEGSRLILVRKETPGFDAVSDPAEKAYIRERLAGVKNTALINRLDHLICYQSLEKGNLSLSIRLENARKAGFEIHPLLIDHEITTLTVINGGVDQEECIAFAEGLALTNYQFLKYLSKDPSRKYTLGELRLQDESIGEDQVVKLENLVQAVCFTRDLVNEPLSYLSAVQLSEEIKKMGDASGFSVEVFNKRKIETLKMGGLLAVNKGSLDPPTFSILTWKPENAVNEHPIVVVGKGVVFDTGGLSLKPTNDSMDYMKCDMGGAAAVAGAFYALAKNKLPVWVVGLVPATDNRPDGNAYVPGDVITMYDGSTVEVLNTDAEGRMLLADALSYAKQYDPELVIELSTLTGSAHMAIDKFGIVGMGNASREIMELLKECGEYSSERIAEFPFWDEYKEQLKSDIADLKNIGGKYAGAITAGKFLEHFTDYPFIHLDIAGPSFNKVPFNYRGKGGSGVGVRLLFRYFFMRSL; translated from the coding sequence ATGCAGATTAAGAAGAATCAAAACAGAGAAATTGAAGGCAGCCGGTTGATCCTGGTGAGAAAGGAAACACCCGGTTTTGATGCAGTTTCAGACCCGGCGGAGAAAGCCTATATCAGGGAGCGCCTGGCAGGGGTAAAGAATACTGCCCTGATAAACCGGCTGGACCACCTTATTTGTTACCAGAGCCTGGAAAAGGGAAATCTCTCCTTAAGTATCCGGCTCGAAAATGCGCGGAAGGCAGGATTTGAGATTCATCCCCTGCTGATCGATCATGAGATAACAACTCTTACCGTAATCAACGGAGGTGTGGACCAGGAAGAGTGTATCGCTTTTGCCGAAGGCCTGGCTCTGACCAACTACCAGTTCCTGAAATATCTTTCGAAAGACCCGTCCAGGAAATATACACTCGGTGAATTGCGGCTCCAGGATGAAAGTATAGGTGAAGATCAGGTGGTTAAGCTGGAGAATCTGGTTCAGGCAGTCTGTTTTACGCGCGACCTGGTGAATGAGCCACTCTCCTACCTGAGCGCCGTACAGCTGTCTGAAGAGATTAAGAAGATGGGGGATGCTTCGGGTTTTTCGGTGGAAGTGTTCAACAAACGCAAAATCGAAACATTAAAAATGGGCGGGCTTCTGGCCGTCAATAAAGGGAGCCTGGATCCGCCAACCTTCTCCATTCTGACCTGGAAACCGGAAAATGCGGTAAATGAACACCCCATCGTAGTGGTTGGGAAGGGGGTGGTTTTTGATACCGGGGGACTGAGCCTGAAACCCACAAACGACTCCATGGACTACATGAAATGTGACATGGGAGGGGCTGCTGCCGTTGCAGGAGCATTTTATGCTCTGGCAAAAAACAAACTGCCTGTCTGGGTGGTCGGACTGGTACCTGCTACCGATAACAGACCCGATGGCAATGCTTATGTTCCCGGTGATGTAATTACCATGTACGATGGAAGCACCGTGGAAGTACTGAATACCGATGCGGAAGGGCGCATGCTGCTTGCCGATGCACTCAGCTATGCCAAACAGTATGACCCCGAGCTGGTAATCGAGCTTTCCACCCTGACGGGTTCGGCACATATGGCGATCGACAAATTTGGGATTGTAGGGATGGGCAATGCCTCCCGTGAGATCATGGAACTCCTGAAAGAGTGTGGCGAATACAGTTCCGAACGGATAGCCGAGTTCCCCTTCTGGGACGAATACAAGGAACAGTTAAAATCAGATATTGCGGACCTGAAGAATATAGGAGGAAAATACGCCGGAGCCATCACAGCAGGAAAATTTCTTGAGCATTTTACCGATTATCCTTTTATACACCTGGATATTGCCGGACCTTCATTCAATAAGGTCCCTTTTAACTACAGGGGTAAAGGAGGCAGCGGGGTAGGAGTCCGGCTTCTTTTTCGTTATTTTTTTATGCGGTCCCTTTAA
- a CDS encoding HAMP domain-containing sensor histidine kinase, whose translation MLSANQRIPDSIKGLLDLREVVLDDQSIFDLDGEWMFYWEALLTPENYIRHEASGIPVTVPSYWKSYKTNGKSLSGWGYGTYSLKLILPGDFHSEICMDIPLFDVAYKLFLNGKLVSKNGSVGTSREEEKPWYKINELCFTPESDTLHILIQVSNFHHRRGGFWQSLVIGSPGQVLKGKERQRMYDYSTIGVLFFFMIFSLIFWSFTRKEALMLIFALTTLGMLIRSVNTGLYLSNLFVDTSWSWQIRMEYLGSYLAQLFGIIFLHKVFPRPYMNRIIQVNTILMVLASISLFILPVHLFTYEMLGYQPLLFLFLAHYLVISFTGTIRGRGVDAIFFASLSFMLLALINDILLANSAGSVSATYLSQISFQVVIFAMAVMVIIQWVHNNMERMQLDSSLRFKNKVLSVIAHDLKNPVASVAQFSELLAGKPELAAKKHVVNSLRESSQAALTLLDNLLYWGRSESDKLQINPAGLDLERAIRETEVVFQHMAIQKGIEFSTDIEAGIKAYADPVFVNIVLRNLLANAIKFTRKGGAVRIRAWQEINTVFCSVADSGIGMKPEYLKQIRKEGYLDSTTGTDQEIGTGLGLQLVKDLLEKNNGTLEIESKEEVGSTFTFSLPLYKEDRDAD comes from the coding sequence ATGCTCTCCGCCAACCAAAGAATTCCGGATTCAATTAAAGGCCTTCTTGATCTCAGAGAGGTGGTGCTGGATGATCAGAGCATCTTTGACCTGGACGGGGAATGGATGTTTTACTGGGAAGCTCTGCTGACACCTGAAAATTACATCCGGCATGAAGCAAGCGGCATTCCGGTAACGGTCCCCTCCTACTGGAAAAGCTATAAAACTAATGGCAAATCTCTGAGTGGCTGGGGCTATGGAACCTATAGCCTGAAACTAATCCTTCCCGGGGACTTTCATTCGGAGATCTGCATGGATATTCCGCTCTTCGATGTGGCTTACAAACTATTCCTGAACGGGAAACTTGTGAGTAAAAACGGAAGCGTGGGAACAAGCAGGGAAGAGGAGAAACCCTGGTATAAGATAAATGAGCTATGTTTTACCCCGGAAAGCGATACGCTCCATATTCTTATCCAGGTATCCAACTTTCATCACCGCAGGGGGGGATTCTGGCAATCGCTTGTGATCGGGAGTCCCGGCCAGGTACTGAAGGGGAAGGAGAGGCAACGTATGTACGACTACTCCACCATCGGGGTTCTCTTCTTCTTTATGATCTTTTCCCTGATTTTCTGGTCATTCACCAGGAAGGAGGCCTTGATGCTGATCTTTGCCCTTACGACCCTGGGGATGTTGATAAGATCGGTCAATACGGGACTCTATTTGTCGAACTTATTCGTGGATACTTCCTGGTCGTGGCAGATCCGGATGGAGTACCTGGGCTCTTACCTGGCCCAGCTCTTTGGGATCATCTTCCTGCATAAGGTCTTTCCCCGTCCCTATATGAACCGGATCATTCAGGTGAATACCATCCTGATGGTTCTGGCCAGTATCTCGCTGTTTATTCTGCCGGTTCACCTGTTCACCTATGAGATGCTTGGCTATCAGCCGCTCCTGTTTCTTTTTCTCGCCCACTATCTGGTAATCAGTTTTACTGGAACCATCAGAGGGAGGGGAGTCGATGCCATTTTCTTTGCCTCGCTTTCCTTTATGCTTTTAGCTTTGATCAACGATATCCTCCTGGCTAATTCAGCCGGTTCAGTCTCCGCCACCTATCTGTCACAAATTTCTTTTCAGGTGGTGATTTTTGCCATGGCCGTGATGGTGATCATTCAATGGGTCCATAATAACATGGAAAGGATGCAGTTGGACAGCTCGCTCAGGTTTAAGAACAAAGTCCTTTCGGTGATCGCACACGATCTGAAAAATCCCGTTGCCAGTGTGGCACAGTTCTCCGAGCTCCTGGCGGGTAAACCGGAACTCGCTGCCAAGAAACATGTGGTAAATTCTCTCCGGGAATCCTCGCAGGCGGCTCTGACCCTCCTGGATAATCTGCTTTACTGGGGACGAAGCGAATCTGACAAATTGCAGATTAATCCTGCCGGGCTGGATCTGGAGAGGGCTATCCGGGAGACAGAAGTTGTTTTTCAGCATATGGCCATTCAGAAAGGAATCGAATTCTCGACCGATATCGAAGCAGGGATTAAGGCCTATGCCGATCCTGTTTTCGTAAATATCGTATTAAGAAACCTGTTGGCCAATGCCATTAAATTTACACGTAAAGGCGGGGCGGTCCGGATCAGGGCCTGGCAGGAAATAAATACTGTTTTTTGTTCTGTGGCCGATTCCGGAATCGGCATGAAACCTGAATACTTAAAACAAATACGCAAAGAAGGTTACCTGGATAGCACCACCGGTACGGACCAGGAGATTGGAACCGGACTGGGTTTACAACTGGTGAAGGATTTGCTGGAGAAAAATAACGGAACACTGGAGATAGAGAGTAAGGAAGAAGTGGGATCGACCTTTACTTTTTCTTTACCATTGTATAAAGAGGATAGAGATGCAGATTAA
- a CDS encoding desulfoferrodoxin family protein, producing MPRIFNPVDISKEEKEVRKDYFDRHTPVVICDNYATEGEKFRVKVRLGSEYSHPDDPDHFINYVQLWNRETFLAEAHFAPGTLGNHPEHMEIDFFIVPGPVSMNLSAMSACTRHGLWQSESKEVAIRKP from the coding sequence ATGCCCCGTATTTTTAATCCGGTCGATATATCCAAAGAGGAGAAGGAGGTGCGAAAAGACTATTTCGACCGCCATACCCCTGTCGTCATCTGCGACAACTATGCCACTGAAGGTGAAAAATTCAGGGTGAAGGTTCGCCTGGGAAGCGAATACAGCCATCCCGATGACCCGGATCATTTCATCAACTATGTGCAGCTGTGGAACAGAGAGACCTTTCTTGCTGAAGCACATTTTGCCCCTGGAACCCTGGGGAACCACCCGGAACATATGGAGATCGACTTTTTTATTGTACCCGGTCCTGTCAGTATGAACCTTTCGGCCATGTCGGCCTGTACCAGGCATGGTTTATGGCAGAGTGAATCCAAAGAGGTTGCCATCCGGAAACCTTAA
- a CDS encoding ABC transporter ATP-binding protein — protein sequence MVQISDKEPGVLEVRALVKKYGELTAVDQLSLQIKQGEVFGILGPNGAGKTTSIGMMCGLLRPDSGEVLIHGEPVPPGGGRAIRSRVGICPQENILWNKLSCFEQLVFSARMYNVPRGLARSRADRLLGEMGLESKRNSLAGTLSGGLKRRLSVIMALMHDPEIMVFDEPEAGLDPQSRVLVRDFIRERARDKTVIVTTHNMDEADRMATRVAIIDMGRLLQVDTPENLKRSIGRGDVMELKLQSGNPAGLDRAAGTLNSLGYKVKRQEDRVNIRAMNLVPRIHEIYRILEHEGIAIQEMKIRENTLEDVFIHLTGKSFRK from the coding sequence ATGGTACAGATTTCAGATAAGGAACCTGGCGTCCTTGAAGTCAGGGCTCTCGTCAAAAAGTACGGGGAACTGACTGCGGTTGATCAACTTTCCCTGCAGATTAAACAGGGAGAGGTATTTGGCATTCTGGGGCCCAACGGAGCCGGTAAGACCACCTCTATAGGAATGATGTGTGGTCTGCTCAGACCCGATTCGGGGGAGGTCCTTATTCATGGAGAGCCTGTTCCCCCGGGCGGAGGCCGAGCTATCAGGTCCAGGGTGGGGATTTGTCCACAGGAGAATATCCTCTGGAACAAGCTCAGCTGTTTTGAGCAGCTGGTGTTCAGTGCCAGGATGTATAACGTACCCCGGGGCCTGGCGCGTTCCAGGGCAGACCGGCTGCTGGGGGAGATGGGTCTGGAATCCAAAAGGAACAGTCTGGCCGGGACTCTTTCGGGGGGCTTGAAACGCCGCCTGAGTGTAATCATGGCCCTGATGCATGACCCCGAAATTATGGTCTTTGACGAGCCCGAAGCAGGACTGGACCCCCAGAGCAGGGTGCTGGTCAGAGATTTCATCCGGGAAAGGGCCCGGGACAAAACCGTGATTGTAACAACCCATAATATGGATGAAGCGGACCGCATGGCCACCCGGGTGGCGATTATCGATATGGGCCGGCTGCTTCAGGTAGATACCCCGGAAAATCTGAAGAGATCCATTGGCAGGGGAGATGTGATGGAGTTAAAGCTTCAGTCCGGCAATCCGGCCGGTCTGGACAGGGCAGCCGGGACATTAAATTCGCTCGGTTATAAGGTGAAGAGGCAGGAGGACCGGGTAAATATCCGGGCCATGAATCTGGTGCCCAGGATTCATGAAATATACCGGATACTTGAGCATGAAGGGATTGCCATCCAGGAAATGAAGATCCGGGAAAACACCCTGGAGGACGTATTTATTCATCTCACCGGTAAAAGTTTTAGAAAATGA
- a CDS encoding ABC transporter permease, with the protein MRWYAVFVKGLKEQIREYWILVMTVLMAPLFIAIYYLMGESEDPQYDVVLVNLDSGTELNGEPVNLGDSILSYSGILSGLDGMQMLNFSASGSREGALEKLRNRQADMVVVLPADLSSSVAGPHATAGLPAILELIGDVTHMEYIVGALWSEELINRFLLEAADIRMPFTWQETTLGFSGERSYFELYLPGLLILSIIMIIFSASAALVREPESRTLERLRISRLSAVEFLGGISLVQILVAIISVLLALLTGMALGYTLIPGTLGFILLISILTAISMISFSLLVAAMCRSVKEVAILGTFPLFLLMFFTGAAFPISGGYLFSLGEYPVMLNDILSPKFAVEALNKVLIRGLEVKETIPEMLALVLLTLVYALTGAWAFRWRHMRAH; encoded by the coding sequence ATGAGGTGGTACGCGGTATTTGTTAAAGGGCTGAAGGAGCAGATACGGGAGTACTGGATCCTGGTAATGACCGTTTTGATGGCCCCTCTGTTTATCGCCATCTATTACCTGATGGGCGAGTCGGAAGATCCGCAGTACGATGTGGTCCTGGTTAACCTGGACAGCGGAACGGAACTGAATGGTGAGCCTGTCAATCTGGGTGATTCAATCCTCTCTTATTCCGGTATCCTTTCCGGACTGGATGGCATGCAGATGCTGAATTTCAGTGCTTCAGGAAGCAGGGAGGGGGCCCTGGAAAAGTTGAGAAACCGTCAGGCCGATATGGTGGTGGTCCTGCCCGCTGATCTGTCTTCCTCGGTGGCCGGGCCCCATGCTACAGCCGGTCTGCCCGCCATCCTGGAGCTTATTGGGGATGTCACTCATATGGAGTACATCGTAGGGGCTCTTTGGTCGGAGGAACTGATCAACCGCTTCTTACTGGAAGCTGCAGACATCCGGATGCCCTTTACCTGGCAGGAAACCACCCTGGGTTTTTCCGGGGAACGCAGCTATTTTGAACTCTACCTTCCGGGTCTTCTGATTCTCTCCATTATCATGATCATATTCTCTGCTTCAGCCGCCCTGGTCCGGGAACCGGAATCCCGCACCCTGGAGCGTCTCAGGATCTCCAGGCTAAGTGCCGTGGAGTTTCTCGGGGGCATTTCGCTGGTTCAGATCCTGGTGGCCATTATTTCCGTGCTTCTGGCCCTGCTGACCGGAATGGCACTCGGGTATACGCTTATTCCGGGAACCCTGGGTTTTATCCTGCTCATCTCAATTCTTACAGCCATTTCCATGATCAGCTTCAGTCTTTTGGTAGCTGCCATGTGCCGCTCCGTTAAGGAAGTGGCCATTCTCGGCACCTTCCCGCTTTTCCTGCTCATGTTCTTCACCGGGGCTGCCTTCCCGATCAGTGGAGGCTACCTCTTTTCCCTGGGAGAGTATCCGGTGATGCTTAATGATATCCTCTCTCCCAAATTTGCGGTGGAGGCCCTGAACAAGGTGCTGATCAGGGGCCTGGAGGTAAAGGAGACTATACCCGAGATGCTTGCTTTGGTATTGCTTACCCTGGTTTATGCACTGACAGGGGCCTGGGCCTTCAGGTGGAGACATATGAGGGCTCATTAA
- a CDS encoding ATP-binding cassette domain-containing protein gives MSEAILKAMMQLFALIVDIDEIQEVSEKERSIIRAFLSRQLNSELTEKYMAIFENYLHHYHQDTIDKQSRRRKKRTSLTAVRILSICEQINEELEQRQKIYVIIQLVEYIAYGIVVHDTELEFLHTVATAFYLDDEEFHQILHFVIYSLTEIPEKEAVLVISSDHDAGVEGVHHIHNHYLEGIISFLNIKSVNTYVLRYQGKEDLYLNGQHILPGITYTFDHGASIRGQKIDTIYYTDVAGVFSVASFSSRISFVARDVEFRFKNSDNGIHGFNLQEESGRLIGIMGGSGVGKSTLLNVLNGNLKPQQGEILINGFNLYDEKEKEQLKGIIGFIPQDDLLLEELTVRQNLYYNAKLCLDNYDESRLNKVVDQVLQDLDLYEIRDLKVGKPLNKVISGGQRKRVNIGLELIREPTVLFVDEPTSGLSSVDSEMVMNLLREQVFKGKLVFVNIHQPSSTLYKMFDRIIFMDKGGYQIYCGNPAEAVVYFKTKSNHANAKEDQCACCGNIDPDQVLQIIEAKIVNEHGKLSRTRKTSPREWAELFNRQQENPPEEPVPKVGLPESQYSIPGLLKQIKIFFTRDLLTKLTNKQYILITLLEAPLLAVIMAFFTKYFSGNSDNPAAYVFYNNENLPAYLLMSVVVFLFLGMTLSSEEIIKDRKILQRESFLNLSRGSYLHSKILIMFAISAIQSLSYVLIGNLIFEIKGMLLTYWLVLFSTSCFANLLGLNISAGLNSVITIYILVPFLLIPQILFCGVLVKYDKLHKSLTKYEYVPAIGNIMTSRWAYEALAVEQFKSNRFQREYFDIEQEISSADYLMSYLIMELQGKLNPLRLRVRDGEVLESTGAEVQTFYRQVTEMGKLIPEVPFYGSLTPGLMPFDDSTAVAIQSYFDAIRDYTRTRVRNGKEEKDRLDKAMIEREEGVEGYTSFRNKYHNKSLSELLLNRNELDKVVEIDGRMIRKYEPVYMKPTSRFGKAHLYAPNKQIGRLEIGTLWYNMIIIWIYTLTLYVTLRTDLLRKVINVSETRKLRQKHST, from the coding sequence ATGAGTGAAGCCATATTAAAAGCAATGATGCAGCTCTTTGCATTAATTGTGGATATCGATGAAATTCAAGAGGTTTCAGAAAAAGAGAGGTCCATAATACGCGCCTTCCTTTCCCGTCAGCTAAACAGTGAACTTACGGAGAAGTACATGGCTATCTTTGAGAACTACCTGCATCATTACCATCAGGATACCATTGATAAGCAAAGCCGGAGGAGAAAAAAAAGGACCTCTCTGACGGCCGTACGTATCCTTTCCATATGCGAACAAATCAACGAGGAGCTGGAACAGAGGCAAAAGATTTATGTAATTATCCAGTTGGTGGAGTACATTGCTTACGGGATTGTGGTTCACGACACTGAACTGGAGTTCCTTCACACGGTGGCTACAGCTTTCTATCTGGATGATGAAGAATTCCATCAGATCCTCCATTTTGTTATCTACTCTCTGACAGAAATTCCGGAAAAGGAAGCTGTTCTGGTAATCAGCAGCGACCATGACGCGGGTGTGGAAGGGGTACATCATATTCATAATCATTACCTGGAAGGGATAATCTCTTTTCTGAATATAAAGAGTGTTAATACTTATGTGCTTCGCTATCAGGGAAAAGAAGATTTGTATCTGAACGGTCAGCATATCCTGCCGGGGATCACCTACACCTTCGATCACGGAGCTTCCATTCGGGGACAGAAGATTGATACCATTTACTATACGGATGTGGCAGGGGTCTTTTCCGTCGCCTCATTCAGCTCCCGTATTAGTTTTGTTGCCAGGGACGTTGAATTCCGCTTTAAGAACAGCGACAATGGCATCCATGGATTTAACCTCCAGGAAGAATCGGGTCGATTGATCGGAATTATGGGAGGAAGCGGAGTGGGTAAATCTACCCTGCTTAATGTATTGAATGGAAACCTGAAGCCCCAGCAGGGGGAGATCCTGATCAATGGATTTAACCTGTATGATGAAAAGGAAAAAGAACAATTAAAGGGGATTATCGGGTTTATCCCCCAGGACGACCTTTTACTGGAGGAACTTACCGTCAGGCAAAACCTCTATTACAATGCAAAACTCTGCCTGGACAATTACGACGAATCCCGGCTTAATAAAGTTGTTGACCAGGTTTTGCAGGATCTGGACCTTTATGAAATCCGTGACCTGAAAGTGGGTAAGCCCCTTAACAAGGTGATTAGCGGCGGTCAGCGTAAACGGGTAAACATTGGACTGGAACTGATCAGGGAGCCCACTGTACTCTTTGTGGATGAGCCCACCTCCGGGCTTTCATCGGTCGATTCTGAAATGGTGATGAACCTTCTCCGGGAACAGGTTTTTAAAGGGAAACTGGTCTTCGTGAATATCCACCAGCCATCCTCAACGCTGTACAAAATGTTCGACCGGATCATTTTTATGGATAAGGGAGGTTACCAGATCTATTGCGGGAATCCAGCAGAAGCAGTGGTCTATTTTAAAACAAAAAGCAATCATGCCAATGCCAAAGAGGACCAGTGTGCCTGCTGTGGCAATATAGATCCGGACCAGGTGCTTCAGATCATCGAGGCCAAGATTGTGAACGAGCACGGCAAATTGTCGCGTACCCGGAAAACAAGCCCCAGGGAGTGGGCGGAACTGTTTAACCGCCAGCAGGAGAATCCTCCTGAGGAGCCCGTCCCCAAGGTTGGACTTCCCGAGAGTCAATATAGCATACCCGGCCTGCTGAAGCAGATCAAAATTTTCTTTACCAGGGATCTGCTCACCAAGCTCACGAACAAACAGTATATACTGATCACCCTGTTGGAAGCTCCCCTGCTGGCGGTGATCATGGCTTTCTTCACTAAATATTTCAGTGGCAACTCCGATAATCCGGCAGCCTATGTCTTTTATAACAACGAGAATCTTCCCGCATACCTGCTGATGAGCGTAGTGGTTTTCCTCTTCCTGGGAATGACCCTTAGTTCGGAGGAGATCATCAAGGACCGGAAAATCCTGCAGCGGGAATCCTTTCTGAATCTGAGCAGGGGGAGTTATCTGCACTCCAAGATCCTGATCATGTTTGCCATCTCTGCCATCCAGTCGCTCTCCTATGTGCTGATCGGGAACCTGATTTTTGAGATTAAGGGAATGCTGCTCACCTACTGGCTGGTCCTTTTCTCCACCTCCTGTTTTGCAAATCTTCTTGGACTGAATATCTCGGCGGGACTGAATTCTGTGATCACCATCTATATCCTTGTGCCCTTCCTGTTGATTCCACAGATACTCTTCTGCGGGGTGTTGGTGAAGTACGACAAGCTTCATAAAAGCCTGACCAAATACGAATATGTGCCTGCCATTGGAAATATTATGACATCCCGGTGGGCCTATGAAGCACTGGCCGTGGAGCAGTTCAAAAGCAACCGCTTCCAGAGAGAGTACTTTGATATTGAACAGGAGATCAGCAGCGCCGATTATCTCATGTCCTATCTGATCATGGAACTGCAGGGAAAACTTAATCCGTTGAGGTTAAGGGTCCGGGATGGAGAAGTCCTGGAGAGTACCGGGGCAGAGGTGCAAACGTTCTACCGGCAGGTGACTGAGATGGGAAAACTAATTCCGGAAGTTCCTTTCTACGGTTCACTGACTCCCGGGCTGATGCCCTTTGATGATTCCACTGCTGTGGCGATTCAATCCTACTTCGATGCGATCAGGGACTATACACGCACCAGGGTCCGGAACGGAAAAGAAGAGAAGGATCGTCTTGATAAAGCCATGATAGAAAGAGAGGAAGGTGTGGAAGGATATACCAGCTTCCGGAACAAGTATCATAATAAGAGCCTCTCTGAACTCTTGCTGAACCGGAACGAACTCGATAAGGTGGTTGAAATAGACGGCCGTATGATCCGGAAATATGAACCTGTTTATATGAAACCCACCTCCAGGTTCGGAAAGGCGCATCTCTATGCCCCCAACAAACAGATTGGCAGGCTGGAGATAGGAACGCTTTGGTACAACATGATCATCATCTGGATCTATACTCTGACGCTCTATGTGACCCTTCGCACGGACCTGCTTCGAAAGGTGATAAACGTCTCGGAAACAAGAAAACTCAGACAGAAACACTCCACCTGA
- a CDS encoding SiaB family protein kinase, whose translation MNNKKAIIDFEGSISFEIMEKLLNQLKSARQFNALRKPVRKRVYGTVVESIDNIFKYAIPFQTHGGDLDRPPQIQVREQGGKFIVSAGNLIRNKQVEDLKYKLDRINQMDDDALKSLYEEVINKEATEEDRGAGLGLITMAMRTDEAIRYQFEPAGPDHSYFSMQIIIKE comes from the coding sequence ATGAATAACAAAAAGGCCATAATCGATTTTGAAGGCAGTATCTCCTTTGAGATCATGGAAAAGCTGCTGAACCAGCTGAAGTCGGCCCGGCAGTTTAATGCACTCAGAAAGCCCGTCAGGAAAAGGGTTTATGGGACTGTGGTAGAATCCATTGACAATATTTTCAAGTATGCCATTCCCTTTCAGACCCATGGAGGGGACCTGGACAGACCTCCCCAGATACAGGTCAGGGAGCAGGGAGGTAAATTTATAGTTAGTGCAGGAAACCTGATCCGGAATAAGCAGGTGGAGGATCTGAAATATAAACTGGACCGCATTAACCAGATGGACGACGATGCGCTAAAATCTCTCTATGAGGAAGTGATTAACAAAGAGGCTACCGAAGAGGACCGGGGTGCCGGTCTCGGACTTATTACAATGGCTATGCGGACCGATGAAGCTATTCGTTACCAATTCGAACCTGCAGGTCCGGATCACTCCTATTTTTCAATGCAAATCATAATAAAAGAATAA